From a region of the Oncorhynchus mykiss isolate Arlee chromosome 32, USDA_OmykA_1.1, whole genome shotgun sequence genome:
- the LOC110488365 gene encoding poliovirus receptor isoform X1 produces the protein MAREYAKHCPASPMKNSLLVTAAILLIIQAASCQRVRVETEVEAYPTESVDLRCQFVDGGNTKLTQVSWIWEPTEGQRDNIAVFHPTYGESFPESPFTGRVRFIKGTLTSPSITITSLKMADAGRYTCEYATYPSGNEQGTTNLVMLAKPKNSASPVVVQASTSGEPVVVAQCEAADSKPAATIKWMGAVGGTENTTSVKGPDGTVTVRSKYLIVPTPEDNGKEVTCIISQRTQDKPQTFPMKLAVEYPPTVSIVGYDNNWYVGRTDAVLTCQATGNPAPTTVTWTVMSGPMPDTVQINANKLIVRKVDEAVNTTFVCEVKNRLGVSKHQVTTAVIEAIVDPSNAGVVAGAIIGSLLALLLVSALIAVLVTRSRRQRRGYPGNGEPGAYGNKARLFGGAGNKNGGTGLNINGPIYTYRESDPGALAKVNDFHSPPGSNPTAHDILLSSEMDEAERRKFDALDGSLEEEEERYDSFSVGMAPAYHIHRRDDEMGGVSIYLDDDMESQRDGSVISRTAIYV, from the exons CTGCTTCGTGTCAGCGGGTGAGGGTGGAGACGGAGGTGGAGGCGTACCCCACCGAGTCGGTCGACCTCCGCTGTCAGTTTGTCGACGGAGGAAACACCAAGCTCACACAG GTGTCGTGGATATGGGAGCCCACGGAAGGCCAGCGGGACAACATTGCCGTCTTTCACCCCACATACGGCGAGAGCTTCCCCGAATCTCCCTTCACTGGGCGTGTCCGCTTCATCAAAGGCACCTTGACAAGCCCCTCCATTACCATTACCAGCCTGAAGATGGCCGACGCCGGGCGGTACACCTGCGAGTACGCCACCTACCCCAGCGGCAATGAGCAAGGCACCACCAATCTGGTCATGCTTG ctaaacCCAAGAATTCGGCATCTCCCGTTGTCGTCCAAGCCAGCACCAGCGGTGAACCAGTGGTCGTGGCCCAGTGCGAGGCTGCCGACAGCAAGCCAGCGGCCACCATCAAGTGGATGGGAGCGGTCGGTGGCACTGAAAACACCACCTCCGTAAAAGGGCCGGACGGCACGGTGACGGTGAGGAGCAAGTACCTCATAGTGCCCACGCCAGAGGACAACGGCAAGGAGGTCACCTGCATAATCAGCCAGCGCACCCAGGACAAGCCCCAGACCTTCCCCATGAAGTTGGCCGTCGAGT ATCCCCCGACTGTGTCCATAGTGGGCTATGATAACAACTGGTACGTCGGCCGAACCGACGCTGTCCTGACCTGCCAGGCCACTGGCAACCCTGCCCCCACCACCGTCACTTGGACAGT cATGTCAGGTCCTATGCCTGACACGGTGCAGATCAACGCCAACAAGCTGATCGTGCGGAAGGTGGACGAGGCTGTGAACACCACCTTCGTCTGCGAGGTGAAGAACCGGCTGGGAGTGAGCAAGCACCAGGTCACCACAGCGGTCATCG AGGCCATAGTGGACCCGTCCAACGCGGGCGTGGTGGCGGGGGCTATCATCGGCAGCCTGCTGGCCCTTCTGCTGGTCAGCGCGCTGATTGCCGTCCTGGTGACCCGCAGTCGCCGGCAACGGCGCGGCTACCCCGGCAACGGAGAGCCAGGGGCCTACGGGAACAAAGCCCGCCTCTTCGGCGGAGCTGGCAACAAGAATGGAGGCACTGGGCTCAACATCAATGGGCCCATCTATACGTACCGCGAGAGTGACCCCGGAGCACTGGCCAAGGTTAACGACTTCCACAGCCCGCCAGGCTCCAACCCCACCGCCCACGACATCCTGCTGAGCAGCGAAATGGATGAGGCGGAGCGCAGGAAGTTCGACGCACTCGACGGCAgcctggaggaggaagaggagcgcTACGACAGCTTCAGCGTGGGCATGGCGCCAGCCTATCACATCCACCGGCGCGACGACGAGATGGGAGGGGTCAGCATTTACCTGGATGACGACATGGAGTCACAGCGGGACGGGTCGGTCATCTCCCGGACTGCCATCTACGTCTAG